A region from the Citrobacter koseri ATCC BAA-895 genome encodes:
- a CDS encoding N-acetylmuramoyl-L-alanine amidase encodes MRRLLWLVAFAILLTGCAGEKGIIDKDGYQLDTRHQAQAAYPRIKILVIHYTADDFDTSLATLTDKNVSSHYLIPAVPPLHRGKPRIWQLVPEHDLAWHAGISFWRGATRINDTSVGIELENRGWQKSAGMKYFAPFEPAQIQALIPLAKEIIARYDIKPQNVVAHADIAPQRKDDPGPLFPWRDLAAQGIGAWPDEQRVVFYLAGRAPNTPVDPASLLDLLSRYGYEVKPEMTAREQQRVIMAFQMHFRPALWNGVADAQTQAIANALLEKYGQN; translated from the coding sequence ATGAGACGCCTGCTCTGGCTGGTCGCGTTCGCGATTCTGTTAACCGGGTGCGCGGGCGAGAAAGGGATTATTGATAAAGACGGGTATCAGCTGGATACCCGTCATCAGGCACAGGCGGCGTACCCGCGCATCAAAATCCTGGTCATCCACTACACGGCGGATGACTTTGATACCTCTCTGGCGACGTTAACGGATAAAAACGTCAGCTCGCACTATTTAATTCCTGCTGTACCGCCGCTTCACCGCGGCAAGCCGCGTATCTGGCAACTGGTGCCAGAGCACGATCTGGCGTGGCACGCGGGCATCAGCTTCTGGCGCGGCGCAACGCGCATCAACGACACGTCCGTTGGTATCGAACTGGAAAATCGCGGCTGGCAAAAGTCGGCGGGAATGAAATACTTCGCCCCGTTTGAACCTGCGCAAATTCAGGCCCTGATCCCACTGGCGAAAGAGATCATTGCCCGCTACGACATTAAGCCGCAAAACGTGGTGGCGCATGCGGATATTGCCCCGCAGCGTAAAGACGATCCCGGCCCTCTGTTCCCCTGGCGCGATCTGGCGGCGCAGGGCATTGGCGCCTGGCCTGATGAACAGCGCGTGGTGTTTTATCTGGCGGGACGCGCGCCCAATACGCCAGTCGATCCCGCATCATTGCTCGACTTGCTTTCGCGTTATGGTTACGAGGTCAAACCGGAGATGACCGCGCGTGAACAGCAGCGGGTGATCATGGCGTTCCAGATGCATTTCCGCCCGGCGTTATGGAACGGGGTGGCGGATGCGCAAACGCAAGCGATTGCTAATGCGTTACTGGAAAAATATGGCCAGAATTAA
- a CDS encoding heavy metal-binding domain-containing protein, which yields MQFSTTPTLEGQNIVEYCGVVTGEAILGANIFRDFFAGIRDIVGGRSGSYEKELRKAREIAFQELGEQAKALGADAVVGIDIDYETVGKDSSMLMVSVSGTAVKTRR from the coding sequence ATGCAGTTTTCGACAACCCCGACGCTGGAAGGGCAGAACATCGTGGAATATTGCGGTGTGGTAACGGGTGAAGCCATTTTGGGCGCCAACATTTTCCGTGACTTCTTCGCGGGTATTCGCGATATCGTCGGCGGACGTTCGGGTTCCTATGAAAAAGAGTTGCGTAAAGCGCGTGAAATCGCTTTTCAGGAACTGGGCGAACAGGCGAAAGCGCTGGGTGCGGATGCGGTTGTGGGCATTGATATTGACTATGAGACCGTAGGCAAAGACAGCAGTATGCTGATGGTGAGCGTCAGCGGGACGGCGGTAAAAACGCGCCGATGA
- a CDS encoding helix-turn-helix domain-containing protein, with protein MLSIYGKKIRPHHEMERIISLTSGYKEKTLKKWQKITTSDSEYIHIIVSGDVEFRRTSDELCMFTLQGQCIFGLSAIFYGSLHMYGLARTNTVVRSIKKDEFMRLLTEHSLWPDLTRVLSWYICLLSKRDDVLVARSAYSVIREFLIEINELIIHHNRDINVYDYIQEYTNFARSTIIKILSDLKKGNYIVIEKSRLMSMTTLPEKY; from the coding sequence ATGTTAAGCATTTACGGTAAGAAAATTCGTCCGCATCATGAAATGGAACGTATTATTTCTTTAACGTCAGGTTATAAAGAAAAAACCTTAAAAAAATGGCAGAAAATCACCACCAGTGACTCGGAATATATTCATATTATCGTGAGCGGAGACGTTGAATTTCGCCGTACCTCCGATGAGTTATGTATGTTTACCCTGCAAGGGCAGTGTATCTTTGGGCTGTCTGCCATATTTTATGGTTCTCTGCATATGTATGGGCTTGCTCGTACCAATACCGTCGTGCGCTCAATCAAAAAAGATGAGTTTATGCGCCTGTTGACTGAACACAGTTTATGGCCAGATCTCACCAGGGTGCTGTCATGGTATATTTGCCTGCTTAGCAAACGTGATGATGTTTTGGTTGCCCGTAGCGCTTACTCTGTTATTCGTGAATTTTTAATCGAAATTAATGAGCTGATTATTCACCATAACCGTGACATCAATGTATACGACTATATTCAGGAGTATACGAATTTTGCCCGCAGTACGATCATCAAAATTCTCTCTGACCTTAAAAAAGGAAACTATATCGTCATTGAGAAAAGCCGATTAATGTCGATGACGACCTTGCCAGAAAAATATTAA
- a CDS encoding lipoprotein, with protein MRYSKLSLLVPCALLLSACTTVTPAYKDNGPRSGSCIEGGPDSVAQQFYDYRIQNRTNDITALRPYLSDNLAKLLSDASRDGEHRQLMSSDPFSSRTTFPDSASVASASTIPNRDARNIPLRVELKQGDQTWRDEVLMIHEGQCWVIDDVRYLGGSVHAPAGTLRQSVENR; from the coding sequence ATGCGCTACAGCAAACTCTCTCTGCTCGTCCCTTGCGCACTGCTGCTCAGTGCCTGCACAACCGTCACTCCTGCTTATAAAGACAATGGCCCGCGCAGCGGGTCGTGCATAGAAGGCGGGCCGGACAGCGTGGCTCAACAATTTTATGACTACCGCATTCAAAACCGTACTAACGACATTACCGCCCTTCGCCCTTACTTAAGCGACAACCTGGCAAAACTGCTCTCTGACGCCAGCCGTGATGGCGAACACCGCCAGTTGATGAGCAGCGACCCGTTCTCCAGCCGCACCACCTTCCCGGATAGCGCCAGCGTAGCCAGCGCGTCCACCATTCCTAATCGCGACGCCCGCAACATCCCACTGCGCGTGGAGCTGAAGCAAGGCGACCAGACCTGGCGCGACGAAGTGCTGATGATCCATGAGGGTCAGTGCTGGGTTATTGATGATGTGCGTTATCTTGGCGGCAGCGTCCACGCGCCAGCCGGTACGCTGCGCCAGTCCGTCGAAAACCGCTGA
- the artP gene encoding arginine ABC transporter ATP-binding protein ArtP, whose amino-acid sequence MSIQLNGINCFYGAHQALFDITLDCPQGETLVLLGPSGAGKSSLLRVLNLLEMPRSGTLTIAGNHFDFTKTPSDKAIRELRQNVGMVFQQYNLWPHLTVQQNLIEAPCRVLGLSKDQALARAEKLLERLRLKPYSDRYPLHLSGGQQQRVAIARALMMEPQVLLFDEPTAALDPEITAQIVSIIRELAETKITQVIVTHEVEVARKTASRVIYMENGHIVEQGDASCFANPQTDAFKNYLSH is encoded by the coding sequence ATGAGTATTCAATTAAACGGCATTAATTGCTTCTACGGCGCGCATCAGGCGCTGTTCGATATCACGCTGGATTGCCCTCAGGGCGAAACGCTGGTGTTACTTGGCCCAAGCGGAGCGGGTAAAAGCTCGCTGCTGCGTGTACTCAATCTGCTTGAGATGCCGCGCTCCGGCACGCTCACTATCGCAGGAAATCATTTCGACTTCACGAAAACGCCTTCCGATAAGGCGATTCGTGAATTACGCCAGAACGTAGGCATGGTTTTTCAGCAATACAATCTCTGGCCGCATCTCACGGTACAACAAAACCTGATTGAAGCGCCCTGCCGCGTGCTGGGTCTGTCAAAAGACCAGGCGCTGGCGCGTGCCGAGAAGCTGCTGGAACGTCTGCGTCTGAAACCTTACAGCGATCGCTATCCTCTGCATCTTTCCGGCGGTCAGCAACAGCGTGTGGCTATCGCTCGTGCGTTAATGATGGAGCCGCAGGTGCTACTGTTTGACGAGCCAACCGCCGCGCTGGACCCGGAAATCACCGCGCAAATCGTCAGTATTATTCGTGAACTGGCGGAAACCAAAATTACCCAGGTGATCGTCACTCACGAAGTAGAAGTGGCGCGTAAAACCGCCAGCCGGGTGATCTATATGGAAAACGGTCACATCGTCGAGCAAGGGGATGCGAGCTGCTTTGCAAACCCGCAGACCGATGCATTCAAAAACTATTTATCTCACTAA
- the gspF gene encoding type II secretion system inner membrane protein GspF, whose amino-acid sequence MAWFAWTATDAAGKTRRGALQAEGPKQVRQTLREQKLMPISITLTRERAAGKGAQKGAKLSTPVLSMFTRQLSTLVNAALPLESALKAISKQTEDKKLAVMVGEIRDKVVEGHTLFDAFSQFPRTFDKLYCTLVMAGEKTGHLGGVLEKLAEYNEQRQKMKSKLSQAMVYPITLTVVAIAVISILLVAVVPQVIEQFVHMKQQLPVTTRTLIAVSDFLQAYGMVIGGGLVGSFIAFNAWLKKERYRFAYHRWLVNRSPLKKLVCAINSARYIRTLSILQASSVPLLEGMYIAMDGIENLYARQVLEQAADTVRQGASLYNALEQARLFPPTMLYMIASGEESGELGSLMDRAAENQESALQHRITLTLSVFEPALVVTMATVVLFIVLSILQPLLQLNNMVG is encoded by the coding sequence ATGGCCTGGTTCGCATGGACGGCTACGGATGCCGCCGGGAAAACCCGGCGCGGCGCCTTGCAGGCTGAAGGCCCAAAGCAGGTACGCCAGACGCTGCGCGAACAGAAGCTAATGCCGATCAGCATTACGCTCACCCGCGAGCGCGCCGCCGGAAAGGGGGCTCAGAAAGGCGCAAAACTTTCGACACCGGTGCTCTCAATGTTTACCCGCCAGCTGTCGACGTTGGTTAATGCCGCACTGCCGCTGGAGAGTGCGCTGAAGGCGATTTCTAAGCAGACGGAAGACAAAAAGCTGGCGGTGATGGTCGGTGAGATCCGCGATAAAGTGGTGGAAGGGCACACGCTTTTCGACGCTTTCAGCCAGTTTCCGCGTACTTTCGACAAGCTCTATTGCACGCTGGTGATGGCAGGGGAAAAGACCGGGCATCTCGGCGGCGTGCTGGAAAAGCTGGCTGAATACAACGAACAGCGACAGAAAATGAAAAGCAAGTTGTCGCAGGCGATGGTCTATCCCATCACCCTGACGGTGGTGGCGATTGCGGTTATCTCCATTCTGCTGGTGGCGGTGGTGCCGCAGGTCATCGAACAGTTTGTGCATATGAAGCAGCAGTTGCCCGTCACCACCCGTACCCTGATTGCGGTCAGCGATTTTTTGCAGGCTTACGGAATGGTTATCGGCGGCGGCCTTGTCGGATCGTTTATCGCTTTTAACGCCTGGCTTAAAAAAGAGCGTTATCGTTTTGCATATCACCGCTGGCTGGTGAACCGTTCGCCGCTGAAAAAACTGGTCTGTGCAATAAACAGCGCCCGTTACATCCGCACCCTGAGCATTTTACAGGCCAGTAGCGTGCCGTTGCTGGAAGGTATGTATATCGCGATGGACGGTATTGAGAATCTGTATGCGCGTCAGGTACTGGAACAGGCGGCGGATACCGTGCGTCAGGGCGCGTCATTATATAACGCACTGGAGCAGGCCAGATTATTTCCGCCAACCATGCTTTATATGATTGCTTCTGGCGAAGAGAGCGGCGAACTCGGTTCATTAATGGATCGCGCCGCCGAAAACCAGGAGTCGGCATTACAACATCGCATTACATTAACGCTGTCGGTATTCGAACCGGCGCTGGTGGTGACGATGGCGACGGTGGTTTTATTTATCGTACTGTCAATATTACAACCGCTTCTTCAGCTCAATAATATGGTGGGTTAA
- the gspD gene encoding type II secretion system secretin GspD gives MKKFPWACVALTTLALYSSSLFAANFSASFKNTDIREFIDTVGRNLNKTILVDPSVQGTVSVRTYNVLTEDEYYQFFLSVLDLYGLSVIPMDNGMVKVVRSSVARTAGTPIADSKNPGKGDEIITRVVRMENVPVRELAPLLRQLNDATGIGNVVHFEPSNVLLLTGKASVVNRLVDLVQRVDRSGVQRREIVPLHYASAKELSDMLNNLNNEEQKGQNAPQLATKVVADEETNSLVISGSEEARARTRTLIAQLDREQNNEGNTRVFYLKYANAAKVVPVLTGIGEQMKDKPGAAKSKSPVAATDLNITADESTNSLVITAQPNVMNSLEKVIDKLDIRRPQVLVEAIIAEVQDGAGTDLGVQWTSKHGGVQFGATGLPIGQVKNGTIKGVNFTGMATGFFNGDFGALMTALSTNGKNDILSTPSVVTLDNKEASFNVGQDVPVLSGSQTTTGDNVFNTVERKTVGTKLKILPQINDGDMIHMKIEQEVSSVDASSTEDSSLGPTFNTRTINNEVMVHSGQTVVLGGLIENVTKQNVSKVPLLGDIPLVGQLFRYTSQDTTKRNLMVFIHTTVLRDDDNYSAASKEKYDQVRARQQQRMEEKKMGILEPGDNAILPAFPSPVNTSTAAPATASRNPFKE, from the coding sequence ATGAAGAAATTTCCATGGGCGTGCGTGGCGCTGACAACTCTGGCGTTATATTCCAGTTCGCTCTTTGCGGCGAATTTTAGCGCCAGCTTTAAAAATACTGATATTCGTGAATTTATTGATACGGTTGGCCGTAATCTTAATAAAACGATTCTGGTCGATCCGTCGGTACAGGGAACCGTATCAGTTCGGACGTATAACGTCCTGACCGAAGATGAATACTATCAGTTTTTCCTCAGCGTGCTGGATTTGTACGGACTTTCCGTGATTCCGATGGATAACGGCATGGTGAAAGTGGTTCGTTCGTCCGTTGCGAGAACCGCGGGAACGCCGATTGCCGACAGCAAAAATCCCGGTAAAGGGGATGAAATTATTACCCGCGTCGTGCGGATGGAAAATGTACCGGTACGCGAACTGGCGCCGCTGTTGCGCCAGCTGAACGATGCGACCGGTATCGGCAACGTGGTGCATTTTGAGCCGTCGAACGTCCTGCTGCTCACCGGTAAAGCCTCGGTGGTGAACCGCCTGGTCGATCTGGTTCAGCGCGTCGATCGTTCCGGCGTACAGCGGCGCGAAATCGTTCCGCTGCATTACGCCTCTGCGAAAGAACTTTCGGATATGTTGAATAACCTCAACAACGAAGAGCAAAAAGGGCAGAACGCACCGCAACTGGCGACCAAAGTGGTGGCGGATGAGGAGACGAATAGCCTGGTCATTAGCGGCAGCGAAGAAGCGCGGGCGCGTACCCGCACGCTGATAGCGCAGCTTGATCGCGAGCAGAATAACGAGGGGAATACCCGCGTCTTTTACCTGAAATATGCCAATGCCGCCAAAGTGGTGCCGGTGTTAACGGGCATTGGAGAGCAGATGAAGGACAAGCCGGGCGCGGCGAAAAGTAAATCGCCGGTTGCCGCGACCGATCTGAATATTACTGCCGACGAGTCGACAAACTCACTGGTGATCACCGCGCAGCCGAACGTGATGAACTCGCTTGAGAAGGTGATCGACAAGCTGGACATTCGCCGTCCCCAGGTACTGGTGGAAGCCATTATCGCTGAAGTGCAGGATGGCGCCGGAACCGATCTCGGCGTGCAGTGGACGAGTAAACACGGCGGCGTACAGTTTGGCGCAACCGGTCTGCCGATCGGCCAGGTTAAGAACGGGACGATAAAAGGCGTGAATTTTACCGGTATGGCGACAGGTTTCTTTAACGGCGATTTCGGCGCGCTGATGACGGCGCTGTCGACCAACGGCAAAAACGACATTCTCTCCACGCCGAGCGTGGTGACGCTGGATAACAAAGAAGCGTCGTTTAACGTTGGTCAGGATGTGCCGGTGCTTTCTGGTTCGCAGACGACGACGGGCGACAACGTCTTTAACACCGTTGAGCGTAAGACGGTGGGGACGAAGTTGAAGATCCTGCCGCAGATTAATGATGGCGACATGATCCACATGAAGATCGAGCAGGAAGTTTCCAGCGTGGACGCCAGTTCGACGGAGGATTCGTCTTTAGGCCCAACCTTTAACACCCGCACGATCAATAACGAAGTGATGGTTCACAGCGGGCAGACGGTAGTGCTGGGAGGGCTTATCGAAAATGTCACCAAACAGAATGTGTCGAAAGTGCCGCTGCTTGGCGATATTCCTCTGGTGGGGCAACTGTTCCGCTACACCTCGCAGGATACCACCAAGCGAAACCTGATGGTCTTTATCCATACCACCGTTCTGCGCGATGACGACAACTACAGCGCCGCGTCGAAAGAGAAATACGACCAGGTGCGCGCGCGCCAGCAGCAGCGTATGGAGGAGAAAAAAATGGGCATCCTGGAGCCGGGTGATAACGCCATTCTGCCCGCGTTCCCGTCGCCCGTAAACACCAGCACTGCTGCGCCAGCCACGGCGTCGCGCAATCCGTTTAAAGAGTAA
- the gspC gene encoding type II secretion system protein GspC, translating into MFVLLIFSGHQGYVVFKNYNKVTNKLNNRKINVRKNDEKEKSFALFQPAVWQRNTPAAVKSPLSAEIEGIVSSDEKWLSFAVIKTPAGQQSYREGESLVGVSDACIEEINNDNVVVNYEGTTQVLALKKPDYFRGGVESGPLQKPTNDAGAESLHLNDVLVLKPFIEKGRLEGYEINPRNASSFFQNSGLEKGDVVVKVNSTDMTKEEQAKSIIAGWSKMKEAAVVVRRHAHLENIQVNVLNN; encoded by the coding sequence ATGTTTGTTTTACTGATATTCAGCGGACATCAAGGGTATGTCGTTTTTAAAAACTATAATAAGGTTACAAACAAGTTAAATAACAGAAAAATTAACGTGCGTAAAAATGACGAAAAAGAAAAGTCATTTGCGCTTTTTCAACCTGCCGTCTGGCAGCGAAATACGCCAGCAGCGGTTAAATCGCCGCTCTCTGCCGAGATTGAAGGCATCGTCAGCAGCGATGAAAAATGGCTATCGTTTGCCGTTATTAAAACGCCTGCGGGACAGCAAAGTTATCGCGAAGGCGAAAGCCTCGTGGGAGTGAGTGACGCCTGTATTGAGGAGATCAATAACGACAATGTGGTGGTTAATTATGAAGGTACTACGCAGGTACTGGCATTAAAGAAACCTGATTATTTCAGAGGCGGTGTTGAAAGCGGCCCGCTACAAAAACCGACAAACGATGCCGGTGCAGAGAGCCTGCATCTTAATGATGTCCTGGTGCTAAAACCGTTTATTGAAAAAGGTCGTCTGGAAGGGTACGAAATCAACCCGCGCAATGCTTCGTCTTTCTTTCAGAACAGTGGGCTGGAGAAGGGCGATGTGGTTGTGAAGGTGAACAGTACCGATATGACGAAAGAAGAGCAGGCGAAAAGCATCATTGCTGGCTGGTCAAAAATGAAAGAAGCGGCGGTAGTCGTAAGACGTCACGCTCACCTGGAAAATATTCAGGTCAATGTTTTAAACAACTAA
- the gspE gene encoding type II secretion system ATPase GspE produces the protein MDELSKNLCSSSFAKDNGVLLYHNDVYIREDAPAFALLEMRRVLGRAFTPVTLTPEAFEEMLAKIWQQNSGVSQQLVDDMDANIDLMALTEEIPDNEDLLDNDENSPVIRLINAILGEAVKDGASDIHIETFERTLSIRFRVDGVLRPVLQPARKLAPLLVSRIKVMSKLDIAEKRLPQDGRISLRIGRKAVDVRVSTIPSQYGERVVMRLLDKSNLKPDINKLGLIDEELEQLKGLIGRPHGIILVTGPTGSGKSTTLYAILSALNGHERNILTVEDPIEYELEGVGQTQVNPRVDMTFARGLRAILRQDPDVVMIGEIRDGETAQIAVQASLTGHLVMSTLHTNSAAGAITRLRDMGLESFLIGSSLLGVIAQRLVRRLCPHCRAVSPLDDNEKPLFSFMESPPDVIYRAVGCEQCRQSGYQGRAGIHEFLLVDSAMRRAIHEDKDEMSIETQLFKQAYSLRENGLLKVISGVTSLEEVMRVTAERGGDE, from the coding sequence GTGGATGAATTAAGCAAAAATTTGTGCAGCAGCAGCTTCGCAAAAGACAACGGTGTGCTGCTTTATCACAACGACGTATATATCCGTGAGGATGCGCCCGCGTTTGCCCTGCTGGAGATGCGTCGCGTGCTGGGGCGTGCCTTTACGCCGGTAACATTAACGCCAGAAGCGTTTGAAGAGATGCTGGCTAAAATCTGGCAGCAGAATAGCGGTGTTTCGCAGCAGCTGGTTGATGATATGGATGCCAATATCGATCTGATGGCGTTAACCGAGGAGATCCCCGATAACGAGGATTTGCTGGATAACGATGAAAACTCGCCGGTTATCCGTCTGATTAACGCCATTCTTGGCGAGGCGGTGAAGGATGGCGCGTCGGATATCCATATCGAAACCTTTGAGCGCACGCTGAGTATCCGTTTTCGCGTTGACGGCGTGCTGCGTCCTGTATTGCAGCCCGCGCGTAAGCTGGCGCCGCTGCTGGTATCGAGGATTAAGGTGATGTCTAAACTGGATATCGCCGAAAAACGCCTGCCGCAGGACGGTCGCATCTCCCTGCGCATTGGGCGTAAAGCGGTGGATGTGCGTGTCTCAACCATCCCGTCGCAGTATGGCGAGCGGGTGGTCATGCGTCTGCTGGATAAAAGCAACCTGAAGCCGGATATCAATAAACTGGGGCTGATCGACGAAGAACTCGAACAGCTCAAAGGACTGATTGGCCGCCCGCACGGGATTATCCTGGTGACCGGGCCGACCGGGTCCGGTAAGAGCACGACGCTTTACGCCATCCTCTCGGCGCTAAACGGCCATGAACGCAATATTCTTACCGTTGAAGATCCGATCGAATATGAACTGGAAGGCGTGGGGCAGACGCAGGTTAACCCGCGAGTGGATATGACGTTCGCCCGAGGCCTGCGCGCGATCCTCCGTCAGGACCCGGATGTGGTGATGATCGGTGAAATTCGTGACGGCGAAACCGCGCAGATTGCGGTTCAGGCGTCGCTTACCGGCCATCTGGTCATGTCTACGCTGCATACCAACAGCGCGGCGGGAGCGATTACCCGGTTGCGCGATATGGGGCTGGAGTCGTTTTTAATTGGTTCATCGCTGCTTGGCGTCATTGCCCAGCGTCTGGTTCGTCGGCTGTGCCCTCACTGCCGTGCCGTCAGTCCGCTGGATGATAATGAAAAACCGCTGTTCAGTTTTATGGAGAGTCCCCCCGACGTGATTTATCGCGCCGTGGGGTGTGAACAGTGCCGCCAGAGCGGTTACCAGGGACGCGCCGGTATTCATGAGTTTCTGCTGGTGGACAGCGCGATGCGCCGCGCTATTCATGAAGATAAAGACGAAATGTCGATTGAAACTCAGCTGTTTAAGCAGGCCTACAGCCTGCGGGAAAATGGTTTGTTGAAGGTGATCTCCGGCGTCACCTCGCTGGAGGAAGTGATGCGTGTTACCGCCGAGCGCGGAGGTGACGAATAA
- a CDS encoding ExeA family protein, protein MYQHHFKFSAQPFGKLTRRTGEFFVHYHQDIFSLLQEKTNVPGIIGLFSDEPELDNAFVEKLRNGGTPALAINAFPKLSASTLLYKLNPAVKEGKNKIYAIDAILRQWHEETPSRNKKGKLLILSTAQAMKDNCWDILGMLLTRAQELNFPLTILLTGSPDQKSRLLDHSGLQPRVHTCLALRSLTCREYLDYVGAQMDEQNVDTSPLTPARVRRMHALTKGRVTGLNKLAHLALLAAWTERAIQVSPRHLRLAAGELLPPTPRGKRLATAGLFASVLFACCGWYFSGAIASRLPQQVPVPASWKKTLPEATAPVMPTIENEVVNQSDAMHQLYLMWGYDASANDALCQNAARVNLMCRQGNSSLQALEQEGYPWAGEIKTGNHLNYAVVAHVDKQSLDLLINNRTWQVSRHWFNQHATGNYTLLHRLTPQGKDEISATSGDKDLAWLDQTLSQTLNEPLTHSRSWTAELAKRTREFQDKAGLHVDGIAGEETLMQLMRATNSVPGVLAQTLSQKQEHKTQGNTK, encoded by the coding sequence ATGTATCAGCATCATTTTAAATTTTCCGCTCAGCCGTTTGGCAAACTCACCCGGCGAACGGGGGAGTTTTTCGTTCATTATCATCAGGACATCTTTTCCCTGTTGCAGGAAAAAACCAACGTGCCCGGCATCATCGGTCTGTTTTCTGACGAACCTGAATTAGACAATGCCTTTGTGGAAAAACTGCGTAACGGCGGCACACCTGCGCTGGCCATTAACGCCTTCCCCAAACTGAGCGCCAGTACGCTGCTCTATAAACTGAACCCTGCCGTTAAAGAGGGTAAAAACAAAATTTATGCCATTGATGCCATTTTGCGCCAATGGCATGAGGAAACGCCTTCGCGTAATAAAAAAGGCAAACTGCTGATCCTCTCCACGGCACAAGCCATGAAAGATAATTGTTGGGATATTCTGGGTATGTTGCTGACGCGGGCGCAAGAGCTGAACTTCCCGCTCACGATTCTTCTGACCGGCTCTCCCGATCAGAAATCCCGTCTTCTGGATCATTCTGGTTTACAGCCCCGCGTTCATACCTGCCTTGCGCTACGTTCGCTGACCTGCCGTGAATATCTCGACTACGTCGGGGCACAGATGGACGAACAAAACGTCGATACCTCGCCACTGACGCCCGCGCGGGTGCGCAGAATGCATGCGCTGACCAAAGGCCGCGTGACCGGACTCAATAAACTGGCGCATCTGGCGCTGCTTGCCGCATGGACCGAGCGGGCGATACAGGTTTCCCCACGCCATTTACGTCTGGCTGCCGGTGAACTCCTGCCGCCCACGCCGCGCGGTAAACGCCTGGCAACCGCAGGGCTGTTTGCCTCCGTCCTGTTCGCCTGCTGCGGCTGGTACTTTTCCGGCGCGATCGCGTCTCGCCTGCCGCAACAAGTGCCGGTTCCGGCCAGTTGGAAAAAGACGCTGCCTGAGGCGACTGCGCCTGTTATGCCCACCATTGAAAATGAGGTGGTGAATCAGTCGGACGCCATGCATCAGCTCTATCTTATGTGGGGTTATGATGCTTCCGCGAACGATGCGCTATGCCAGAACGCAGCGCGAGTGAACCTGATGTGTCGTCAGGGGAATTCGTCTTTACAGGCGCTGGAACAGGAAGGTTATCCGTGGGCAGGAGAGATCAAAACGGGTAATCACCTGAATTACGCCGTCGTGGCCCACGTTGATAAACAGTCGCTCGATCTTCTGATCAATAACCGAACCTGGCAGGTAAGCAGGCACTGGTTTAATCAACACGCCACCGGAAATTACACGCTTTTGCATCGTTTAACGCCGCAAGGGAAAGATGAGATTAGCGCGACCAGCGGCGATAAAGACCTGGCATGGCTGGATCAAACGCTAAGCCAGACGTTGAATGAACCGCTGACCCACTCGCGAAGCTGGACGGCTGAACTGGCAAAACGCACCCGTGAATTTCAGGATAAGGCAGGACTGCATGTCGACGGCATCGCCGGCGAAGAGACGCTGATGCAGTTAATGCGCGCAACCAACAGCGTTCCGGGCGTACTGGCGCAAACACTAAGCCAGAAGCAGGAACATAAAACGCAAGGGAACACGAAATAA